AGAGCCATTTTGACGAGGGGCAGTTAACGCTTCGTACAAAGCCATGCAATATCAAGAAGGATGTTGTTCAGCCGCAGTTAGAGCGGTATATTGACCAGTTCAAGAGCATGGGCATCTCGGTAGATGACCGTTTCAGCGGCATACCTGACGCGGAGATCGTAACGGTTGTGGATATAGGGCTCATAGCCCAGGTCTATGCGAATCTCTTCTCCAATGCTGTCAAATACACACAGGAAGTCACAATTGATACAGGAGAAAAAAAGAAGTACATTTCATACGGCCGGGAGATAATCAACGACTTCTTCGGGCCCGGCATGAACGGCCTCAAACTGAATGTATTCAGCACCGGCCCGCATATCGATGAGAGAGAGCGCGGGAGGCTTTTTGAGGACACTTTTCGCGGAAATAATGCGTCTGACAAGCCCGGGACAGGCCATGGCCTGTCATTTATAAAAAATGCCGTTGAGATACACGGCGGGGTAGTGGGTTACGAGCCCACCCGCTACGGGAACAATTTTTACTTTATCCTGCCGAAATAATGCCGCTCCCGGCTGAATTTGACTTCAATAAAATATTAATGCTAATTTAACAACTCAGGAGAAGAGATATTGAAAGAGCAGGAATCAGGCCTTTTACAGAAAGTATGGAACTTTTGCGCTTCTATTAAGCTTGCCATAGTAGTTCTGCTGCTGCTTGCCATAACCTCGATCGTCGGGACCGTTTTACCGCAGGAGGATGCCAAGGCCATCCAGTTTCTGGCGAAGATAGTCGGGGACAATACAGCGCCGACGCTTTATAATATTTTTGTTACGCTCGACTTTATGGACATGTACCACGCATGGTGGTTCAAGCTTCTCCTTATTATCTTCTGCATCAACCTTATAGTATGCTCGCTCGACAAGCTGCCGAGGGTATGGCACATAATCCAGACACCTCTCCATCCGCTTGAGGAGCATGTAATAAAGAACCTGCAGATAAAGAAAGAGCTGAAGATAAAGGCCGACATTCAGGCTGCCAAAGACGAGTTTCTGAACACCCTGAAATCCAGGAAGTACCAGCCGCTTGAGGCAACTGAGGGCGATTCTGTCCAGCTGTATTCACAGAAAGGAAGATATACCCGCCTTGGAGTCTATATTGTGCACTTGAGCATCCTCCTTATCTTCATCGGAGCTCTGGTCGGCTCTCAATTCGGATTTGACGGATACCTGAACCTCCCGGAGGGCAGCTCATCAGGCGCTGTATATACTTTTGACGGGGAGACGATCCCGCTTGATTTTCAGGTCAGATGCAACTGGTATAACACAACTTATTATAAAGGGAGCTACAGGCCGCAGGAGTTTCAGAGCGAGCTGGTGGTCATTGAAGACGGCAAGGAGATCCTGACAAAGTCTATCGAGGTCAATGACCCCCTTACATATAAAGGGATCACCTTTTATCAGGCTAACTATGGAAGCGCCCTGCAGATGTACCCGAACCTCTCATATTATCCGTCAAGCTTCGGCAAGATACCTGTCGGGCTGGGCGCGTTCATTCTTATTGTTACACCCGAGGGAGGCCAGCCGCAGGGCATCAGGCTTCAATTCGGCGAGTCGTTCCAGATCCCCGGCACAGGCATCAAAGGCACTATCGCGGATTTTTCACCTGCTCTCAGCCGTGACCCGCGCACTGATATGCTGTACACATTTGATGATCAGATGATGGAGCCCGCGATCGCAATTAAGATCGAGGAACCGGGCAAGGCTCCATATACCGGCTGGTTCCTTAAGCGCCATCCTGAGACATGGATCCTGCCGGGAGGGCACAGTATCGAGTTTGTAGAATACTGGGGCATGGAGTATACAGGGCTTCAGGTCTCAAAGGATCCCGGGGTATGGATTATTTACCTGGCATGCATTATTATGAGCTTGGGCCTTTATGTCACCTTCTTCATGAGCAATAAAAAGATATGGGTCAGGCTCGTTAACGAAAAGAATTCCGTCAGCATCCTGATCGGCGGTTCTGCCACAAAGAACAGGCTCTCTTTTGAGCAAGAGATAGAAAGCATATTATCTAAGACCTCTGAAGCTATCGAGGCAAGGAGCAGGAAATGAGCAGCACTTTCTTTGGAATATCAACGGGATTATATTTTATAGCAATGGCTGTTTACATCAGCTATGTCGGCTTCAGAAAACCGGGGATAGCTGTCGCGGCCAGCGGCATTACCATGCTGGGTTTTTTAAGCCAAACCACTGCGCTTGCGCTTAGGTGGCGTGATTCCTTTGACTTCTGGACAGGTTCAGTCCCCAACTCAGGAATGATAGAATCTGTTTTAAGAAGCGCCCCGCTGAGGAACCTTTATGAGTCGCTCATCTTCTTTGTGTGGGCATTGATAGCCATGCACTTGCTGACCGAGTTCAAATACAAGAACCGCTCTCTCGGGGCTTTTGTACTTCCTGTTGCGGCGCTTGCGCTTGCGTTCATTGATGTATCAGGTATGTCCACAGAGATCGAGCCTCTTGTCCCTGCGCTTCAGTCAAACTGGCTCCTCTTCCATGTCTTTTTGAGCTTCATAGGCTATGCCGCTTTCGGCGTCTCTTTCGGCGCTGCTGTAGCGTACCTTATAATGATAACCGACTCCAGGAATGAGACACCCTATATCTTCGGCAGCGTTGTCATCGGGATATTCCTTGTTGTGCTTATCGCCATGGGCATTGACTATATAAACCTTACTGCCGCGCAGCGCGGTGAGATGCTGCAGAGCTATTTTCTTACAGCAACATTTAAGAGCCAATCAGGGTTTATGATGGCATTAAGCTGGGTAGCAGGGACCATCTTTGTCGCGGCGGTATGGCGCTTCGGCCTCGGGCTCAAGAAGGTTCTGGGCGGACTTGACCTCAGTGTCAATATGCTTGACGATATAACCTACAAGAGCATCGCTGTCGGTTTCCCTCTCTTCACGATCGGCGGCGTCATCATGGGCGCGATCTGGGCGAACAGCGCATGGGGAACATACTGGAGCTGGGACCCGAAAGAGACCTGGTCTCTTATCACATGGTTTGTCTACGCAGTTTATCTCCACGCGCGCTTGGTCGCAGGCTGGAGAGGCAAGAAGGCCGCAGTACTCGCCATCATAGGTTTTGTTGCTGTTATCTTCACCTATCTCGGCGTTAACCTCGTGCTTTCAGGGCTTCATTCATACGGAAGTTCATAAGGCTTTATTATTTTTCAACACGCAAAGAGGAATCTTTCCTCATATATTCCCCTCTAAAAAGAGGGGATAAAAGGGGTGTGTTATAATCTTCCGTTAACTCTTCACGCAGTTTTATTTTATTTTCACTCCTTGATTCCTTTGACCATAAACAATTGACACGATATGCATAACATGCTAAATTAATGCATAAGGAGGTAATTATGAGAACAACACTTGATCTGCCCGAAAATTTACTCGAAGAAGCAATGAAGACCACTCACATTCAGACAAAAACCCAGGTTATTATCACTGCCCTGGAAGAGTTAATAAGAAAATCAAAGATCTCCGAGTTGAAAAAATATAAAGGGAAAGTGGATTTGAATATTGATTTGGACGTTGTCAGGGGCCGGCAATGCCGGTATTAGTTGATACCTCCGTTTGGATAGAATATTTCAGAAACGGAAATGATTTTGAAAGGCTTGATTTTTTAATAGATGAAAACCTGGCGGTTACCAACGACTTGATCCTTGCTGAATTAGTGCCATTCCTGAAGATCAGGAAACAGAAAAATATCATAGAGCTGCTGGATAATATCAATAAACTTCAACTGCGCATTAAATGGGATGAGATCATAGACTACCAGGTGCAATGTTTAAAAAAAGGAGCAAATGGAGTCAGTATTCCCGACTTGGTTATAGCTCAAAATGCTAAACAAAATGATTGCGAAGTTTATTCCATGGATAAACATTTCAAATTATTGAAGAACATTGTGAATATAAAAATTACGACGTGAGAAATAAATACTTAAAAATTAATGAACTGAAATTTATCCTCCTTATGTAAAATACCTAATGCTGCGTGAACTCCGAATAAAGAACCTCGCTATAATTGAAGATGCCACGGCAGAATTCGGTGCAGGGCTCAATGTCCTTACAGGCGAAACAGGCGCTGGCAAGTCAATAATAATATCCGCATTATCACTTGCCCTCGGCGAGAGAGCGACCAGCACCATCATTCGAAGCGGCGAAAAAGAGGGGACAGTGCAGGCCTTCTTTGATATCAAACCAGGGGCATTTAATAGATCGTTTGAGACATTCTTGCGGGATTCAGGCGTTGAGGCTGATGAAGGCATAATCCTTACGAGGAATATCTCATCAGCCGGAAAGAGCAAGGCGTATATCAATGATTCCATGATCAACCTTCAGACGCTCTCGGATGCAAGCAGCGCGCTCATTGATATCCACGGACAGTTCGAGCACCAATCCCTTCTCGCAGCGGAAAAACAGCTTGAGCTTCTTGACCTTCACGGCGGGCTGCATAAAGAGCGGCAGGAGGTTTCTGATCTCTATGAAAGAATGAGCGGCTTAAGGCAGAAGATCTCCGCGCTGGCTCAGAGGGATAAAGAGAGGCTCCAGCGGATTGATATGCTCCAGTTCCAGATCAAAGAGATCGAGTCAGCCGGGGTTAAACCCGGGGAAGAAGAGGAACTTGAGGAGGAGACAAAGATACTCAGCAGCGCGGTGCGGCTGGCTGAGCTTGCGAACCGGGCTTATGACTCTATCTATTCTCTGGATTCCGCCTGCATAACAAACCTCTCATCAGTGATCAATGACCTCAAAGAGATATCTGTCATAGACTCACGCGCAGGAGAGGCGCTTAAGTCTGCGGAGGATGCGATGCCGCTTCTTGAAGAGGCTTCATACTTTCTCAGGGACTATAAGGACGGCATAAATTTCGATCCCGCAAGGCTTGAGGAGGTTCAGGAGAGGCTTGAACTGATAAAGCGGCTGAAGAAGAAATATGGTGAAACTCTTCAGGATGTCATTGATAAAAGAGAGAGCGCGCTGATAGAGCTTGAGGAGCTTCAGCATTCCGAAGAGATGTTAGACAGTCTTAAAAAGGAGCTTGATGATGCCAGGCAGAGGCTGACGGAAAAGGCGCAGGAGCTTTCAAAGAAGCGGAAGGCGGTTGCAAAAAAACTTGAGCCGAAGATAATAGAGGAACTTTCAAAGCTCTCCATGCCTGACACTCAATTCTTAATAAGCATCACACAGCAGCAGGGCGATGATACTTCGGACGGTTCATCAATGGGTATTGATGAGATAGAATTTCTGATATCTCCGAATGTCGGCGAAACGCTCAAGCCTCTCTCAAAGATAGCATCCGGCGGCGAGCTTTCAAGAGTGATGCTTGCGTTAAAGGGCATCATGTCTGACGGCGACAATATTCCTGTATTGGTATTTGACGAGATAGATGCCGGCATCGGCGGCAAGGCTGCCGAGACTGTGGGCAAAAGGCTGAAGGACCTTTCATCCATGCATCAGGTGATATGCATAACGCACCTTCCGCAGATAGCATCATACGCTGATATTCATCTCAAGATAGAGAAGAAGACAGAGAAGGGCAAGACCAGGGTCAGGATAAATCGGGTGGAGAAGGATGCCCGGGTCGAGGAGATCGCCCGCATGCTCAGCGGTGAAATATCAGATGTGTCATTGAAGCACGCGAAAGAGATGCTCAAAGCAAAACAGAATTAATGCGCTCGGTCTCCAGCTACTGCAAAAACAATACCCCGTCTCTCATTTAAAGTCCGTATGCTGCGTTGTGTCTTATTTTGTCCTGCTGCTTTTATATGGCAAAGTTTTTAGCTGGACTATTTTCTTGACTTGCTCGAATTCAGGATCTTTATGTACGAGGATGGATTTTGTGGCGATGGCGGTTGCAATAATCCAGCTGTCGCATACCGACAGGCTATTGGCAGCCTTAATCTCTATTGCGTTTTCAAATATTGCATTAGTCATATCTATCCGTCTGACCGGAAGCAGAGAGATATATTTAGAAAACTCGTCCGAGGCTTCTTTGCCGGCATTCTTCCAAAGTCTGTAGCGCCCTTCCATAATAGTCATGAAAGAGACCAGCACCGGCGCTCCGGAATGCAGAATATGCTCCACAGTATCGGCCCCCTGCTCATCGTTCCAGAGAGCAAAGATGGCAGACGTATCCAGGACGTAGGATTCTGCGTTATCTGCCTTTTGCATTTTCCTTCTTCCTTTCCTGCTGCCTGTCTTTCAGAAATTGCTCACCGCTGTATTTCCTCCGGCCCCGGCCTCTGAATGCGGCCACAGCATCCTTGGGCAGAGGGATAATTCTTATCTCGTCTCCATCTGTAGACCACTCGATCTTTGATTCCGGCTCGATGTGAAAACGCTTCCTGATTTCAGCCGGTATGGAAACCTGTCCCCTTGTCGTTACTTTTGTCGTCATGTTTCA
This genomic stretch from Nitrospirota bacterium harbors:
- a CDS encoding cytochrome c biogenesis protein ResB, which translates into the protein MKEQESGLLQKVWNFCASIKLAIVVLLLLAITSIVGTVLPQEDAKAIQFLAKIVGDNTAPTLYNIFVTLDFMDMYHAWWFKLLLIIFCINLIVCSLDKLPRVWHIIQTPLHPLEEHVIKNLQIKKELKIKADIQAAKDEFLNTLKSRKYQPLEATEGDSVQLYSQKGRYTRLGVYIVHLSILLIFIGALVGSQFGFDGYLNLPEGSSSGAVYTFDGETIPLDFQVRCNWYNTTYYKGSYRPQEFQSELVVIEDGKEILTKSIEVNDPLTYKGITFYQANYGSALQMYPNLSYYPSSFGKIPVGLGAFILIVTPEGGQPQGIRLQFGESFQIPGTGIKGTIADFSPALSRDPRTDMLYTFDDQMMEPAIAIKIEEPGKAPYTGWFLKRHPETWILPGGHSIEFVEYWGMEYTGLQVSKDPGVWIIYLACIIMSLGLYVTFFMSNKKIWVRLVNEKNSVSILIGGSATKNRLSFEQEIESILSKTSEAIEARSRK
- the ccsB gene encoding c-type cytochrome biogenesis protein CcsB, which gives rise to MSSTFFGISTGLYFIAMAVYISYVGFRKPGIAVAASGITMLGFLSQTTALALRWRDSFDFWTGSVPNSGMIESVLRSAPLRNLYESLIFFVWALIAMHLLTEFKYKNRSLGAFVLPVAALALAFIDVSGMSTEIEPLVPALQSNWLLFHVFLSFIGYAAFGVSFGAAVAYLIMITDSRNETPYIFGSVVIGIFLVVLIAMGIDYINLTAAQRGEMLQSYFLTATFKSQSGFMMALSWVAGTIFVAAVWRFGLGLKKVLGGLDLSVNMLDDITYKSIAVGFPLFTIGGVIMGAIWANSAWGTYWSWDPKETWSLITWFVYAVYLHARLVAGWRGKKAAVLAIIGFVAVIFTYLGVNLVLSGLHSYGSS
- a CDS encoding type II toxin-antitoxin system VapB family antitoxin, coding for MRTTLDLPENLLEEAMKTTHIQTKTQVIITALEELIRKSKISELKKYKGKVDLNIDLDVVRGRQCRY
- a CDS encoding PIN domain-containing protein, with translation MPVLVDTSVWIEYFRNGNDFERLDFLIDENLAVTNDLILAELVPFLKIRKQKNIIELLDNINKLQLRIKWDEIIDYQVQCLKKGANGVSIPDLVIAQNAKQNDCEVYSMDKHFKLLKNIVNIKITT
- the recN gene encoding DNA repair protein RecN encodes the protein MLRELRIKNLAIIEDATAEFGAGLNVLTGETGAGKSIIISALSLALGERATSTIIRSGEKEGTVQAFFDIKPGAFNRSFETFLRDSGVEADEGIILTRNISSAGKSKAYINDSMINLQTLSDASSALIDIHGQFEHQSLLAAEKQLELLDLHGGLHKERQEVSDLYERMSGLRQKISALAQRDKERLQRIDMLQFQIKEIESAGVKPGEEEELEEETKILSSAVRLAELANRAYDSIYSLDSACITNLSSVINDLKEISVIDSRAGEALKSAEDAMPLLEEASYFLRDYKDGINFDPARLEEVQERLELIKRLKKKYGETLQDVIDKRESALIELEELQHSEEMLDSLKKELDDARQRLTEKAQELSKKRKAVAKKLEPKIIEELSKLSMPDTQFLISITQQQGDDTSDGSSMGIDEIEFLISPNVGETLKPLSKIASGGELSRVMLALKGIMSDGDNIPVLVFDEIDAGIGGKAAETVGKRLKDLSSMHQVICITHLPQIASYADIHLKIEKKTEKGKTRVRINRVEKDARVEEIARMLSGEISDVSLKHAKEMLKAKQN
- a CDS encoding PIN domain-containing protein, yielding MQKADNAESYVLDTSAIFALWNDEQGADTVEHILHSGAPVLVSFMTIMEGRYRLWKNAGKEASDEFSKYISLLPVRRIDMTNAIFENAIEIKAANSLSVCDSWIIATAIATKSILVHKDPEFEQVKKIVQLKTLPYKSSRTK
- a CDS encoding AbrB/MazE/SpoVT family DNA-binding domain-containing protein, coding for MTTKVTTRGQVSIPAEIRKRFHIEPESKIEWSTDGDEIRIIPLPKDAVAAFRGRGRRKYSGEQFLKDRQQERKKENAKGR